In a genomic window of Macrobrachium rosenbergii isolate ZJJX-2024 chromosome 44, ASM4041242v1, whole genome shotgun sequence:
- the LOC136829428 gene encoding lipase lipl-1-like produces the protein MVVQLKVLAATLLFVAFLHISLSEDVEGFRERRAPKIHPHTFLPTPGLIRARGYPAEVHHVATEDGYILELHRIPFSPHRSLGGNPNPISLSQNNVKRSLQLQLPNATAGLQDRSSLIGNNLEQKEPKVVFIQHCVLCSSADFVMNDPNQALAFILSDAGYDVWLGNIRGNIYSRRHRTITAKNPKFWEFSWDTCARYDIPAMLQYVRTNTGANQVSYIGHSMGTTMFFAMMNIHPHINSWVRVMAAMAPVAYMHNKHAPIGILSPVINGIDRTLTQRGKLEFLTPTKSSSTLFSGLCSEVLLIRSICKFFLDALAGPSARNVDPNYLPVIVAHTPAGTSFRTVTHLLQLVRDRRFQAFDYGPTDNFKVYGTARPPRLDLAAVTVPVGAFWSDNDWVADPRDVQLTVRELGNVVVNHRVQHNSFNHLDFLWAENAAALVYRHILDLLGRYN, from the exons CCTGGATTGATAAGAGCCCGGGGCTACCCAGCCGAAGTGCATCATGTTGCGACCGAGGACGGATACATCCTAGAACTCCACAGAATTCCCTTCTCACCTCACAGGTCGTTAGGCGGTAACCCGAATCCCATCAGTCTCTCTCAGAATAACGTTAAGAGATCGTTGCAGCTACAGTTGCCGAATGCCACCGCTGGACTTCAGGACAGAA GTTCCTTGATCGGCAACAATCTGGAACAAAAGGAGCCAAAGGTTGTGTTCATTCAGCACTGTGTCCTTTGTTCCAGCGCGGATTTTGTCATGAATGATCCCAACCAGGctttag CTTTCATATTATCGGATGCTGGTTACGACGTGTGGCTTGGGAATATCCGAGGCAACATTTACAGTCGTCGTCATCGaactataacagccaaaaatcCCAAGTTCTGGGAATTTAG TTGGGACACGTGTGCCCGGTACGACATCCCAGCCATGTTGCAGTACGTTCGTACGAATACAGGAGCGAATCAGGTCAGCTACATTGGTCACTCGATGGGGACAACAATGTTTTTCGCCATGATGAACATCCATCCTCACATTAATTCATGG GTACGTGTCATGGCAGCAATGGCGCCCGTTGCCTACATGCATAACAAGCACGCGCCTATCGGCATTCTCAGTCCAGTCATCAACGGCATTGAT AGAACGTTGACACAGAGAGGGAAGCTGGAGTTTCTAACGCCGACGAAGTCTTCATCAACGCTATTCTCTGGGTTATGCTCTGAGGTCCTCCTCATCCGGTCCATTTGCAAGTTCTTCTTAGACGCGCTAGCTGGACCTAGCGCCAGGAACGTTGATCCG aatTATCTGCCCGTCATCGTTGCCCACACACCAGCAGGGACATCATTCCGTACAGTCACCCATCTTCTGCAGCTCGTTAGAGATA GAAGATTTCAGGCTTTCGACTATGGTCCAACTGACAATTTCAAAGTGTACGGTACTGCAAGACCTCCTCGTTTAGATCTCGCAGCTGTCACCGTTCCCGTCGGGGCATTTTGGTCTGACAACGACTGGGTAGCTGATCCAAGG GATGTGCAGCTTACGGTGAGAGAGTTGGGAAACGTAGTAGTTAACCACAGAGTGCAACACAACAGCTTCAACCACCTCGACTTCTTGTGGGCCGAGAACGCTGCAGCTTTAGTCTACCGGCATATCTTAGACCTACTTGGTCGGTACAATTGA